One segment of Clarias gariepinus isolate MV-2021 ecotype Netherlands chromosome 6, CGAR_prim_01v2, whole genome shotgun sequence DNA contains the following:
- the LOC128526384 gene encoding polymeric immunoglobulin receptor-like — translation MIRNLTVQDTGTYYCGVDILLWIDNYTSVDLKVKEGEVSRAVSAHAGGGVNIKYRSYEKSISETVHVGGDLNFSCKYPESLRSNPKFLCKMRLQDFACSYKKSINESGRYINMGKFSLYDDRERQILSVSIRNVTEGDSGEYWCGAEADWESDDGYKVYFTQINLSVTVYSRTIWSITSTPHFVVL, via the exons ATGATCAGAAATCTCACTGTACAGGACACTGGCACATACTACTGTGGAGTTGATATACTATTGTGGATAGACAATTACACATCAGTGGACCTGAAGGTAAAGGAAGGTGA GGTCTCTAGAGCAGTAAGTGCACATGCAGGGGGAGGAGTCAACATCAAGT ATCGGTCCTATGAGAAGTCCATCAGTGAGACTGTCCATGTAGGAGGAGATTTGAACTTCAGCTGTAAATACCCAGAATCCCTCAGGAGTAATCCCAAGTTTCTCTGTAAAATGAGGCTGCAAGATTTTGCTTGTTCttataaaaaatctattaatgAAAGTGGAAGATACATAAATATGGGGAAATTCTCCCTGTATGATgacagagaaagacaaatcTTGAGTGTGAGTATTAGAAATGTAACTGAGGGAGACTCTGGTGAATACTGGTGTGGAGCTGAAGCAGACTGGGAATCTGATGATGGATACAAGGTTTATTTCACACAGATCAACCTGTCAGTTACTG